The genome window TTTGGTGACAAGTTGAAACTCTCCCAGAATGACCTCCGAAGAATCATCCGCTTCAATAGCCAGATAGCAGGCGCTATATACAACACAGGTCTGCTATCCGATGCAGAAAAAGAACGCAACAAATCCAATCAACTCCTTAAGAATATTCTTCCTGATGGTGTTGCTGAAGAACTAAAAAATACGGGAACTGTAGTTCCAGTTCAATACGAATCAACTACAATACTTTTCACTGATTTCAAAGGATTTACTAAAATCGCTGAGAGTATGACTCCAAACGAACTTATCAATCAATTGGATGGTGCTTTTTTACAATTTGATGAGATATCGGAGCGATTCAATTTAGAAAAACTCAAAACAATCGGAGACGCATACATGTCAGCTGGCGGACTTCCCATTCCCAATCAGACACATCCGTATGATGTTTGTTTGGCGGCATTAGAAATCTGCGCTTTTATGGATCAAGTAAAATTTATACGAGAAAAAATCGGGCAACCTAGTTGGGAGATTCGAATTGGAATCCATACTGGTCCTGTGATTGCTGGAGTAATTGGCAAAAAGAAATTTGCTTATGATATCTGGGGTGATGCGGTCAACATTGCATCTAGGATGGAATCAGCAGGAGTACCCGGTAAAGTAAATATTTCCGAAGCTACTTATGAACTTGTAAAAGATTTTTTCGTCTGCACTCCACGCGGAAGTATTGATGTAAAAAATAAAGGGGAGATGGGAATGTATTTTCTAGAAAGGATACGTGAGGATCTCTCCGCTCGAGGAGAGGGCAAGATCCCCAATAAACATTTTTATCACAAAATTTTAGACATCACACAAGGAACTACTCAAAATTAATCGCTGGAGGTTCAGTAATTTGTGCTTCGTTTTCAACAGTAAAATTAGGCTTCACATCATAACCAAACATCTTCGCTGTGAGCACAGTCGGGAACTGTCGAATGGTTGTGTTGAATTCTTGAACTGCTGCGATATAGCGATTGCGAGCAACTGTTATGCGATTTTCTGTGCCTTCCAATTGTGCTTGTAGATCACCGAATCGTTGATCCGCTTTTAGATTTGGATAATTCTCTGTAACCATCATAAGTCTGGATAGCCAAGAACTCAATTCACCTTGGGACTTTTGGAATTTGGCAAATGCTGCAGGATCATTCATTAGTTCTGGAGTCATTTGAATAGAGCCCATTCTAGATCTTGCATCCGCAACTCCTTGCAAAACTTCTTTTTCATGAGAAGCATAAGCCTTCACAATATTAACAAGACCAGGAATCAAATCGGCTCGTCTTTTGTATTGGTTCAAAATTTCCGACTTGGAAGCATTGACCTGTTCATCCAAGGCTTGTATTTTGTTATACCCACAATTTTGTGATACCATACCGACAAGGAACAGTATGGATATTATAGAAAGTTTTTTACTGAAAGGAAGGAATTTCATAAAGATCAGCATTGTTTTAGAGAATGCCAATTTCAAGCAAAAAAATCTGAATTTTTTAGATAACGATAAGGTTTAATTTTTTGTTTCCATTCACTTTCTTCGAACTCAAGGTAGTTCATAATTTCTTTCCGATCTTGACCTCCATTTATATAGTCCAGAAGAATCGGATCGCCCACTAGTAATTCTATGGCTGGCCTATCAGATCGAAATTCGTACACTCCGTCCAGATATTGGAAATTTTTCGGATAAACTTCCCGAACAATTCGTATCAAGTCCAAAGTAAAATTGAGTGATCGAAACTTCTTCGGATTTGTAACATGGATTTGGAATCCACCGCATATTTGATTTTTA of Leptospira sp. GIMC2001 contains these proteins:
- a CDS encoding LemA family protein produces the protein MKFLPFSKKLSIISILFLVGMVSQNCGYNKIQALDEQVNASKSEILNQYKRRADLIPGLVNIVKAYASHEKEVLQGVADARSRMGSIQMTPELMNDPAAFAKFQKSQGELSSWLSRLMMVTENYPNLKADQRFGDLQAQLEGTENRITVARNRYIAAVQEFNTTIRQFPTVLTAKMFGYDVKPNFTVENEAQITEPPAINFE